The following are encoded in a window of Stigmatella erecta genomic DNA:
- a CDS encoding dioxygenase family protein gives MGSGFDRREVLQMAAAVGVAGISETVGPQAGVSTVAPAAFVSHGSPMVALDTDAYPQALRRFGESVSGVRALVVVSAHWETPGGVRVTASATPPLLYDFGGFPEALYRLTYPCPGAPEVAREAVALLGAAGFASAADAGRGLDHGTWVPLRLALPEASLPVVQVSMPRGASAEDVMRMGQALRPLRSQGVLLLGSGGVSHNLRRLFPDKAAPSESWAQAFDTWVAERLDARDFSGLLDWMRAPNARLAHPTPEHFLPLYFVLGAALPEDRLMPVFEGFHHGTLSMRSFALRA, from the coding sequence ATGGGCTCGGGGTTCGACAGGCGCGAGGTGCTCCAGATGGCCGCGGCCGTCGGCGTGGCGGGCATCTCGGAGACGGTGGGCCCCCAGGCGGGCGTGTCCACCGTGGCCCCCGCGGCCTTCGTCTCCCATGGCTCACCGATGGTGGCGCTGGACACGGATGCCTACCCGCAGGCGCTGCGCCGCTTCGGCGAGAGCGTGAGCGGCGTCCGGGCGCTCGTGGTGGTCTCCGCGCACTGGGAGACCCCGGGGGGCGTGCGCGTCACCGCGAGCGCCACCCCGCCCCTCCTCTATGACTTCGGCGGCTTTCCGGAGGCGCTCTACCGGCTGACGTACCCGTGCCCGGGAGCCCCCGAGGTGGCCCGGGAGGCCGTGGCGCTCTTGGGGGCCGCGGGCTTCGCGAGCGCGGCGGATGCCGGGCGGGGGTTGGATCACGGCACCTGGGTGCCGCTGCGGCTGGCGCTGCCCGAGGCGAGCCTTCCGGTGGTGCAGGTGTCCATGCCCCGGGGCGCCTCGGCCGAGGACGTGATGCGCATGGGCCAGGCGCTGCGCCCGCTGCGCTCCCAGGGCGTGCTGCTGCTGGGCAGCGGCGGGGTGAGCCACAACCTGCGGCGGCTGTTCCCGGACAAGGCCGCGCCCTCGGAGTCCTGGGCCCAGGCGTTCGACACCTGGGTGGCGGAGCGCCTGGACGCCCGCGACTTCTCCGGCCTGCTCGATTGGATGCGCGCACCGAATGCGCGCCTGGCGCATCCAACCCCCGAGCATTTCCTTCCGCTCTACTTCGTCCTCGGTGCTGCCCTCCCCGAGGACCGCCTCATGCCGGTCTTCGAGGGCTTTCATCACGGAACTTTGTCCATGCGCAGCTTCGCGCTGCGCGCTTGA
- a CDS encoding rhomboid family intramembrane serine protease, with protein sequence MRPMRGSGGGFGGGGGGFSGLESTAAKLALALVAGSVMFLLTRNAQGGLLLLVPGTLGSFLWQPFTYAFIETSPLGILFGALIIWSIGGWLEATWGTRKFLLVGLGCTVVAGFITTAITTFLVPVAAIYPGGTVLTSVLWVAYGLTIGKGQANFWGIPLSGNALAGIGAGFVFLSVLTSGGGPVEGLLRQLPEVIGLVLIFVYVRGASPRRLLLHFQHWKLQRQLRNRSRNMRVVREERSDDQYLN encoded by the coding sequence ATGCGACCGATGCGTGGTTCGGGCGGGGGATTTGGCGGAGGAGGCGGAGGGTTCTCCGGCCTGGAGTCGACGGCGGCCAAGCTGGCGCTGGCGCTGGTGGCCGGCTCGGTGATGTTCCTGCTGACGCGGAACGCCCAGGGCGGCCTGCTGCTGCTGGTGCCGGGGACGCTGGGCAGCTTCCTCTGGCAGCCTTTCACCTACGCCTTCATCGAGACGAGCCCCCTGGGCATCCTCTTCGGCGCGCTCATCATCTGGTCCATCGGCGGATGGCTGGAGGCCACGTGGGGCACGCGCAAGTTCCTGCTGGTGGGGCTGGGCTGCACCGTGGTGGCCGGGTTCATCACCACGGCCATCACCACCTTCCTGGTGCCGGTGGCCGCCATCTACCCGGGCGGCACGGTGCTCACCAGCGTGCTGTGGGTCGCCTACGGGCTCACCATTGGCAAGGGGCAGGCGAACTTCTGGGGCATTCCGCTGTCGGGCAACGCGCTGGCGGGCATCGGCGCGGGCTTCGTGTTCCTGTCGGTGCTCACCAGCGGCGGCGGCCCCGTGGAGGGGCTGCTGCGCCAGCTGCCGGAGGTGATTGGCCTGGTGCTCATCTTCGTCTACGTGCGCGGCGCGAGCCCCCGCCGCCTGCTGCTGCACTTCCAGCACTGGAAGCTCCAGCGCCAGCTTCGCAACCGCTCGCGCAACATGCGCGTGGTGCGCGAGGAGCGCTCGGACGACCAGTACCTCAACTGA
- a CDS encoding sigma-54-dependent Fis family transcriptional regulator: protein MTHRLDLKDLLSFDPEGGLIHFAGQRALLMDAVALGLLRKELISMLGMTAARGILTRLGYAHGWRTAEAMKTALPWPDESLWRRAGGRLHTLQGQVLLEPVERGPEDGPAPFAEALWRESYEAEQHLLHVGQADQPVCWSLTGFASGYLSYCNGKPIYCLETRCVGKGDAVCQILGKSAEEWGSTCVEALSFYETRCMEGVLAQVTEALKEAEQKLRVKRRTLARVVGASEDPSGLVVRTEGMRRVLALARRAAKVDSTVLITGESGVGKERVARLIHDESERAHKAFVAVNCAAVTESLLESELFGHAKGAFTGATHDRPGLFEAASGGTLFLDEVGEVPPAMQARLLRALQEKEVRRVGENQSRKVDVRVVAATNRNLLEEVSAGRFRQDLYYRLRVIELKVLPLRERRDDILPLARQLLAEASERLGRKVASFSPEVADQLLRYGWPGNVRELANAIERAVALHEGTRIERDDLPEEVREAQPSVLPGSAPRTLEDMEREYILAVLAHNSGNRSRTAEQLDIGLATLYRKLKQYGHPEVAN, encoded by the coding sequence ATGACCCACCGTTTGGACCTCAAGGATTTGCTGTCGTTCGACCCGGAGGGCGGCCTCATTCACTTCGCGGGCCAGCGGGCCCTGCTGATGGATGCCGTGGCGCTGGGGCTCCTGCGCAAGGAGCTGATCTCCATGCTGGGGATGACGGCCGCGCGGGGCATCCTGACACGGCTGGGGTACGCGCACGGCTGGCGGACGGCGGAGGCCATGAAGACGGCGCTGCCGTGGCCGGACGAGAGCCTCTGGCGCCGGGCGGGCGGGCGCCTGCACACCCTTCAGGGCCAGGTGCTGCTGGAGCCCGTGGAACGCGGCCCCGAGGATGGGCCCGCGCCGTTCGCCGAGGCCCTGTGGCGCGAGTCCTACGAGGCCGAGCAGCACCTGCTGCACGTGGGGCAGGCGGATCAACCGGTGTGCTGGAGCCTCACCGGGTTCGCCAGCGGGTACCTGAGCTACTGCAACGGCAAGCCCATCTACTGCCTGGAGACGCGCTGCGTGGGCAAGGGGGACGCGGTCTGCCAGATCCTCGGCAAGTCCGCCGAGGAGTGGGGCTCCACGTGCGTGGAGGCGCTGAGCTTCTACGAGACGCGGTGCATGGAGGGGGTGCTCGCCCAGGTGACGGAGGCCCTCAAGGAGGCCGAGCAGAAGCTCCGGGTGAAGCGGCGCACGCTGGCGCGCGTGGTGGGCGCGTCGGAGGACCCCTCCGGGCTGGTGGTGCGCACCGAGGGCATGCGGCGGGTGCTCGCCCTGGCGCGGCGCGCGGCGAAGGTGGACTCCACGGTGCTCATCACCGGCGAGAGCGGCGTGGGCAAGGAGCGCGTGGCCCGGCTCATCCACGACGAGTCCGAGCGGGCCCACAAGGCCTTCGTGGCCGTCAACTGCGCGGCCGTCACGGAGAGCCTCCTAGAGAGCGAGCTGTTCGGCCACGCCAAGGGGGCCTTCACCGGCGCCACGCATGACCGGCCCGGCCTCTTCGAGGCGGCCAGCGGCGGCACCCTCTTCCTGGACGAGGTGGGCGAGGTGCCCCCCGCCATGCAGGCCCGGCTGCTGCGCGCGCTCCAGGAGAAGGAAGTCCGCCGCGTGGGCGAGAACCAGAGCCGCAAGGTGGACGTGCGCGTGGTGGCGGCCACCAACCGCAACCTCCTGGAGGAGGTGAGCGCGGGCCGCTTCCGGCAGGACCTCTACTACCGGCTGCGCGTCATCGAGCTGAAGGTGCTGCCGCTCCGGGAACGGCGGGACGACATCCTGCCGCTGGCCCGGCAGCTGCTCGCCGAGGCCTCGGAGCGGCTGGGCCGCAAGGTGGCCTCCTTCTCGCCCGAGGTGGCCGACCAGCTGCTGCGCTACGGGTGGCCGGGCAACGTGCGCGAGCTGGCCAACGCCATCGAGCGCGCCGTGGCGCTGCACGAGGGCACGCGCATCGAGCGGGACGACTTGCCGGAGGAGGTCCGCGAGGCCCAGCCCAGCGTCCTGCCGGGCAGCGCGCCCCGGACGCTGGAGGACATGGAGCGCGAGTACATCCTCGCGGTGCTGGCGCACAACAGCGGCAACCGCTCGCGCACCGCGGAGCAGCTCGACATCGGGCTGGCCACGCTCTACCGCAAGCTCAAGCAGTACGGCCACCCGGAGGTGGCCAACTGA
- a CDS encoding DUF6982 domain-containing protein — MSDTRAAMREFRFLDEKRKTGSLSPPEEARWNELRGHLGVQDAPVQEPPAAEAYPQQPQGYYGQDGQWYAYPEGYPPPAYPPQPPYPGYPPQPQGYYGQDGQWYAYPAPYPQQPQGYYGQDGQWYAYPAPYPQQAYDPNQAYAQGYDPNQAYAGYPPQQGYDPNQAYDPNQGYAGYPPQQGYDPNQGYAGYPPQQGYDPNQAYDPNQGYEAQPQAWPAEPSQTYAGYPPPEADPNAAADVPEAEAVEATPESSWQEPSASPESIQLGSEDVDIPSLSGPAPWATEAQPQEPQAAAAEEFSEASASEVTSADDLMEVSDADVTDVESVPEESSFEEAAPAAEVPAASFEAAPELSAEPLESSEAIELQGDDVDLIDADSEAVTEAVPEQPASESLLEESFEGISEDTQAQPEPAAPMEELALDSTDMVAATAPVEASSMEELSLSAEDMASEEPPVSTEAPAPDAFQPELEMSPALESVDGGPALDAFPAEAASPELPVDAGLTEAEAPTFDVSDLEMSPTGEAEAAPQALSAEPEPEPIAAEPTLEVADLSAELEPAPEASPFPARETPPSLQLRQVQVAPDLQADTIELEEDFSASAPASAPEVPWNADSPEASEAPQFQAPPLPAEEIDLDGNPEEAVPLATHADFAQESAPQTSWESDRAVALPDTSAQDGVMELADPSADLQPIAPEGSDGWSAEPTPADSALELQPLAPEASDGWSAEPTPAEPSAEPQPQALEVSDGWSAEPTPAEPSTEPQPQALEVSDGWSAEPTPAEPSAELQPLAPEASDGWGAEPTPAEPSAEPQPLASDASDGWSAEPAPAQPEPAALQPEWASSEGEAAPAEASAWTEPAQPAASDWATPTGHDSAWASPETTATHEEWGSPTPPEAAPAAIPSEWGDAPDASATPEASGSPWAAPPLETPAEWGAAGAATEAPPSQPSAWEPPAESAPAEWGASEEAQPVLEATPAEQDAPWGAAPEASPQAEWTEPPEAPAWSATDSAPAASAWDTGPVEPPPAAPPAPSTDDEWTETPSAEPSPTLGWATDASGAPQQAADWAEPEPEWAKNPPARDQFGSSSEISTWGTEQEADYSFQGQSAPVSPFAEPMENLESGASRPVPEASAFEAAAAEVPEPDLIIDDVPPEAPAEAAEAEPSIDVTFEDAPPPPPSEELPVVELADVEFSEEPAEAAPVAMPPPPPAPSSIPLPAPVRPPAPSLAVAAVPPPPPAPARAFASAPIAPPPPPSLPSIDIEEAPLFEPVGNPLEFQPAQAPSCFVEGEHRVIIHTVEGQVKRGTIRDVDLLDENIALEQQTGFTPERIPGKRMKAIFFMLPAGARQPQAEGQKIRVTFNDGRQVAGFSRDFKTDGQGFFLIPADNRTNTARIFVYRSSIQAIAEG, encoded by the coding sequence ATGTCCGACACGCGCGCGGCGATGAGAGAGTTCCGCTTCCTCGATGAGAAGCGGAAGACGGGGAGTCTGTCTCCCCCCGAGGAGGCCCGTTGGAACGAGCTGCGAGGACACCTCGGTGTCCAAGACGCGCCGGTCCAGGAGCCGCCTGCGGCCGAGGCCTATCCGCAGCAGCCCCAGGGCTACTACGGCCAGGATGGCCAGTGGTACGCCTACCCCGAGGGCTACCCGCCCCCGGCCTACCCGCCCCAACCCCCGTACCCGGGCTATCCGCCTCAGCCCCAGGGCTACTACGGCCAGGATGGCCAGTGGTACGCCTACCCGGCCCCGTATCCGCAGCAGCCCCAGGGCTACTACGGCCAGGATGGCCAGTGGTACGCCTACCCGGCCCCGTATCCGCAGCAGGCCTATGATCCGAATCAGGCCTACGCCCAGGGCTATGATCCGAACCAGGCCTATGCCGGGTACCCTCCGCAGCAGGGCTACGATCCGAACCAGGCCTACGATCCGAACCAGGGCTATGCCGGGTACCCTCCGCAGCAGGGGTATGATCCGAACCAGGGCTATGCCGGGTACCCTCCGCAGCAGGGGTATGATCCGAATCAGGCCTATGATCCGAACCAGGGCTACGAGGCTCAGCCTCAGGCCTGGCCCGCGGAGCCGAGCCAGACCTACGCGGGCTATCCCCCGCCCGAAGCGGATCCGAACGCGGCTGCCGATGTCCCGGAAGCAGAAGCGGTCGAGGCCACGCCCGAGTCTTCCTGGCAGGAGCCCTCGGCCTCGCCCGAGAGCATTCAGCTGGGCTCGGAGGACGTCGACATCCCGTCCCTGAGCGGCCCTGCGCCCTGGGCCACGGAGGCCCAGCCCCAGGAGCCCCAGGCCGCGGCCGCCGAGGAGTTCTCGGAGGCGAGCGCCAGTGAAGTGACCTCCGCGGACGACCTCATGGAGGTCTCCGACGCCGACGTCACCGACGTGGAGAGCGTGCCGGAGGAGTCCTCCTTCGAGGAAGCCGCCCCTGCCGCCGAGGTGCCCGCCGCTTCGTTCGAGGCGGCTCCCGAGCTGTCCGCCGAGCCGCTGGAGTCCTCGGAGGCCATCGAGCTGCAAGGGGACGATGTCGACCTGATCGACGCGGACTCCGAGGCCGTGACCGAGGCGGTCCCGGAGCAGCCTGCCTCCGAGAGCCTCCTGGAGGAGTCCTTCGAGGGGATCTCCGAGGACACCCAGGCCCAGCCCGAACCGGCCGCGCCCATGGAAGAGCTGGCGCTGGACAGCACGGACATGGTGGCGGCCACGGCGCCGGTGGAAGCCTCGTCCATGGAGGAACTGTCCCTGTCCGCCGAGGACATGGCCTCCGAGGAGCCCCCGGTTTCCACCGAGGCCCCCGCGCCAGATGCCTTCCAGCCCGAGCTGGAGATGAGCCCCGCCCTGGAGAGCGTGGACGGCGGGCCGGCGCTGGACGCCTTCCCCGCCGAGGCCGCCAGCCCGGAGCTGCCGGTGGACGCCGGCCTCACGGAGGCCGAGGCCCCCACGTTCGATGTCTCCGACCTGGAGATGTCTCCCACGGGCGAGGCGGAAGCCGCACCTCAGGCCCTGTCCGCCGAGCCCGAACCGGAGCCCATCGCCGCGGAGCCCACCCTGGAGGTGGCGGACCTGAGCGCCGAGCTGGAGCCCGCGCCGGAGGCCTCTCCTTTCCCCGCCCGCGAGACACCTCCTTCGCTCCAGCTTCGCCAGGTTCAGGTCGCTCCCGACCTTCAGGCGGATACCATCGAGCTCGAAGAGGACTTCAGCGCCTCGGCTCCCGCCTCGGCCCCGGAAGTGCCCTGGAACGCGGACTCGCCGGAAGCGTCCGAGGCCCCGCAGTTCCAGGCCCCCCCCTTGCCCGCCGAGGAGATCGACCTCGACGGCAATCCGGAAGAGGCCGTTCCCCTCGCCACCCACGCGGACTTCGCGCAGGAATCGGCCCCCCAGACTTCCTGGGAGTCGGACCGGGCCGTGGCCCTTCCCGACACGTCCGCTCAGGACGGTGTCATGGAGCTGGCGGATCCGTCCGCGGACCTTCAGCCCATCGCCCCTGAAGGAAGCGATGGCTGGAGCGCCGAGCCCACTCCAGCGGACTCCGCCCTGGAGCTTCAGCCCCTGGCCCCCGAGGCGAGCGATGGCTGGAGCGCCGAGCCCACCCCGGCGGAGCCTTCCGCGGAGCCTCAGCCCCAAGCCCTCGAGGTGAGTGACGGCTGGAGCGCCGAGCCCACCCCGGCGGAGCCTTCCACGGAGCCTCAGCCCCAAGCCCTCGAGGTGAGTGACGGCTGGAGCGCCGAGCCCACCCCGGCGGAGCCTTCCGCGGAGCTTCAGCCCCTGGCCCCCGAGGCGAGCGATGGCTGGGGTGCCGAGCCCACCCCGGCGGAGCCTTCCGCGGAGCCTCAGCCCCTGGCCTCTGATGCGAGCGATGGCTGGAGTGCCGAGCCCGCCCCCGCGCAGCCCGAGCCCGCGGCGCTCCAGCCCGAGTGGGCCTCGTCCGAGGGAGAAGCAGCTCCGGCGGAGGCCTCCGCATGGACCGAGCCCGCGCAGCCGGCCGCGTCTGACTGGGCCACCCCCACCGGACACGACTCCGCTTGGGCCAGCCCCGAGACCACCGCCACCCACGAAGAATGGGGCAGCCCCACGCCCCCGGAAGCCGCTCCTGCCGCGATTCCCTCGGAGTGGGGAGACGCGCCTGACGCCTCCGCCACCCCCGAAGCGTCCGGCTCACCGTGGGCCGCGCCGCCTCTCGAGACGCCCGCTGAATGGGGAGCCGCTGGCGCAGCCACGGAGGCCCCGCCGTCCCAGCCGTCCGCTTGGGAGCCCCCGGCGGAGAGCGCGCCCGCCGAGTGGGGGGCCTCCGAAGAGGCACAGCCCGTCCTCGAGGCCACGCCCGCGGAACAAGATGCCCCCTGGGGTGCCGCACCCGAGGCCAGTCCTCAGGCCGAGTGGACGGAGCCCCCCGAGGCCCCTGCCTGGTCCGCTACCGACAGCGCGCCCGCCGCGTCCGCGTGGGACACGGGCCCCGTGGAGCCTCCCCCGGCAGCGCCACCCGCTCCCTCGACGGACGATGAGTGGACGGAGACCCCCTCGGCGGAGCCCTCACCCACCCTGGGATGGGCCACCGACGCCTCCGGCGCCCCGCAGCAGGCCGCGGACTGGGCGGAGCCCGAGCCCGAGTGGGCCAAGAACCCTCCCGCGCGGGATCAGTTCGGCTCCTCCTCGGAGATCAGCACCTGGGGAACGGAGCAGGAGGCCGACTACAGCTTCCAGGGTCAGTCCGCTCCGGTGAGCCCCTTCGCCGAGCCGATGGAGAACCTGGAGTCCGGTGCCTCGCGGCCGGTGCCCGAGGCGTCCGCCTTCGAGGCCGCCGCAGCGGAAGTTCCGGAGCCGGACCTCATCATCGACGATGTGCCGCCCGAGGCCCCCGCCGAGGCGGCCGAGGCCGAGCCGAGCATCGACGTCACCTTCGAGGACGCGCCGCCCCCGCCTCCTTCCGAGGAGCTGCCCGTGGTGGAGCTCGCCGACGTGGAGTTCTCGGAGGAGCCCGCGGAGGCCGCCCCGGTGGCGATGCCCCCGCCCCCGCCCGCGCCCAGCAGCATTCCGCTGCCTGCGCCGGTCCGCCCGCCCGCGCCCTCCCTGGCGGTGGCGGCCGTGCCACCGCCGCCCCCCGCCCCCGCGCGCGCCTTCGCGAGCGCCCCCATCGCGCCCCCGCCTCCGCCGAGCCTCCCGTCCATCGACATCGAGGAGGCTCCGCTCTTCGAGCCGGTGGGCAACCCGCTGGAGTTCCAGCCCGCCCAGGCCCCCTCCTGCTTCGTGGAGGGCGAGCACCGCGTCATCATCCACACCGTGGAGGGCCAGGTGAAGCGCGGCACCATCCGCGACGTGGATCTGCTCGACGAGAACATCGCCCTGGAGCAGCAGACCGGCTTCACCCCGGAGCGCATCCCCGGCAAGCGCATGAAGGCCATCTTCTTCATGCTGCCCGCGGGCGCGCGCCAGCCGCAGGCCGAAGGACAGAAGATCCGCGTCACCTTCAACGACGGCCGCCAGGTCGCGGGCTTCTCGCGCGACTTCAAGACCGACGGCCAGGGCTTCTTCCTCATCCCCGCGGACAACCGCACCAACACCGCGCGCATCTTCGTCTACCGCTCGAGCATCCAGGCCATCGCCGAGGGGTAG
- a CDS encoding acetyl-CoA C-acetyltransferase, protein MKTASKNEEIYFLSGKRTPFGTYGGSLKDLSATDLAVESAKAALAQAGVSPEHVEHVVYGNVVQTSADAIYLPRHVGLRTGVPVPVPALGVNRLCGSGFQAFITAAEMMLTGQAACVLAGGTESMSQAPHVIRGARWGLPLGKGGLEDMLWSALTDSHTGMAMALTAEQLAVDYQLSQDAVDAYAVLSQQRFAAAQESGRLQEEISPITLKGKKGDTVVSRDEHNRPDTSVEGLRKLPKLFKKDGVVHAGAASGICDGAGSMVMATGGFVKQHGLKPIARLVNWGISGCDPKVMGIGPAPAIRRLLERAGCGLGDVDLFEVNEAFAPQYLAVEKELGLPRDRTNVNGGAIAVGHPLGASGARITLSLVYELKRRGARYGIGSACIGGGQGIALLVEAL, encoded by the coding sequence ATGAAGACCGCCTCCAAGAACGAAGAGATCTATTTCCTGTCCGGCAAGCGCACCCCGTTTGGCACCTACGGGGGAAGCCTCAAGGACCTGAGCGCCACGGACCTGGCGGTGGAGTCCGCGAAAGCGGCCCTGGCCCAGGCTGGCGTCTCGCCCGAGCACGTCGAGCACGTGGTTTACGGCAACGTCGTCCAGACGAGCGCGGACGCCATCTACCTGCCCCGCCACGTGGGGCTGCGCACGGGCGTGCCGGTGCCGGTGCCGGCGCTGGGCGTCAACCGGCTGTGCGGCTCGGGCTTCCAGGCGTTCATCACCGCCGCGGAGATGATGCTCACCGGGCAGGCCGCGTGCGTGCTCGCAGGCGGTACCGAGTCCATGAGCCAGGCGCCCCACGTCATCCGGGGCGCGCGCTGGGGGCTGCCGCTGGGCAAGGGCGGCCTGGAGGACATGCTCTGGAGCGCGCTCACCGACAGCCACACCGGCATGGCCATGGCGCTCACGGCCGAGCAGCTCGCGGTGGACTACCAGCTCTCCCAGGACGCGGTGGACGCGTACGCCGTGCTCTCGCAGCAGCGCTTCGCGGCGGCCCAGGAGTCCGGGCGGCTCCAGGAGGAGATCTCGCCCATCACCCTGAAGGGGAAGAAGGGCGACACGGTGGTCTCCCGCGACGAGCACAACCGTCCGGACACCTCCGTGGAGGGGCTGCGCAAGCTGCCCAAGCTCTTCAAGAAGGACGGCGTGGTGCACGCGGGCGCCGCCAGCGGCATCTGCGACGGCGCGGGCTCCATGGTGATGGCCACCGGCGGCTTCGTGAAGCAGCACGGGCTGAAGCCCATCGCGCGGCTGGTCAACTGGGGCATCTCCGGGTGTGACCCGAAGGTGATGGGCATCGGCCCCGCGCCGGCCATCCGCCGGCTGCTGGAGCGCGCCGGGTGTGGGCTGGGGGACGTGGACCTGTTCGAGGTGAACGAGGCGTTCGCCCCGCAGTACCTGGCGGTGGAGAAGGAGCTGGGCCTGCCACGCGACCGGACCAACGTCAACGGCGGCGCCATCGCGGTGGGCCACCCGCTGGGGGCCTCGGGCGCGCGCATCACCCTGAGCCTGGTGTACGAGCTGAAGCGCCGGGGGGCCCGCTATGGTATCGGTTCGGCGTGCATTGGCGGGGGCCAGGGCATCGCGCTGCTGGTCGAGGCGCTCTGA
- a CDS encoding YceI family protein, with translation MNMLLKSAIAAAVFAVPSIAAASTWEIDPAHSSAKFTVKHMMITNVTGEFGNVTGTVNLDDKDPSKTSITASVDTTTINTNQAKRDAHLKSPDFFDVEKYPAMTFKSTSVKANGKEKFKVMGDLTLHGVTKPVTLDVESASTEIKDPWGGTRRGASATTKLNRKDFGLTWNQALETGGVAVSEDVNVTLDLQLVKKDAAPAAAPAKK, from the coding sequence ATGAACATGCTGCTGAAGTCCGCCATCGCCGCCGCCGTCTTCGCCGTGCCCTCCATCGCCGCCGCGTCCACGTGGGAGATTGATCCCGCGCACTCGTCCGCCAAGTTCACCGTGAAGCACATGATGATCACCAACGTGACGGGCGAGTTCGGCAACGTCACCGGCACGGTGAACTTGGACGACAAGGATCCCTCCAAGACGTCCATCACCGCGAGCGTCGACACCACCACCATCAACACCAACCAGGCCAAGCGCGACGCGCACCTGAAGAGCCCGGATTTCTTCGACGTCGAGAAGTACCCGGCCATGACCTTCAAGTCGACGAGCGTGAAGGCCAACGGCAAGGAGAAGTTCAAGGTGATGGGCGACCTGACGCTCCACGGCGTGACGAAGCCGGTCACCCTGGACGTGGAGTCCGCGTCCACCGAGATCAAGGATCCCTGGGGTGGCACGCGCCGCGGGGCCTCCGCGACGACGAAGCTCAACCGCAAGGACTTTGGCCTGACCTGGAACCAGGCGCTGGAGACCGGTGGCGTGGCGGTGAGCGAGGACGTGAACGTGACGCTCGACCTGCAGCTCGTGAAGAAGGACGCGGCCCCGGCCGCGGCGCCCGCCAAGAAGTAG